From a region of the Lactuca sativa cultivar Salinas chromosome 4, Lsat_Salinas_v11, whole genome shotgun sequence genome:
- the LOC111898913 gene encoding uncharacterized protein LOC111898913, with translation MYVEKGFVWSPNVSCVCIYIYRNRARKLKQILARNYTNTMTEKKQKDTKKASSQSKPCMSNQDRGKAVLDDEEESEDPPTEQIRCLTLHSQNSPKLGESFSWKRYRLWKQDRYHRSARLERQLKSLEDRIDKQLKRFQAQYSRAKNPTRPKDVAELLMPKSSPPLELATLSWLGDWRPSSILGLFSSLIRSSPTLASSLSHAGATQKAISQLIHDLRIEEAVIDEEMMEIQANCILRIPFAIANEKPNGSTLDQVNSELKKVHRLIVKAQNFRTNALETVVKKILCQSDAAEFLVAFDGIQETVHQFSKDYKMRKGPVTVPLISGSEIVGVDSGYSLCKFL, from the exons atgtatgtggaGAAGGGGTTTGTTTGGAGCCCGAATGTgtcgtgtgtatgtatatatatatacagaaacAGAGCTAGAAAGTTGAAACAAATTTTGGCGCGCAATTACACAAACACAATGACGGAGAAGAAACAGAAAGACACGAAGAAGGCTTCATCCCAATC GAAACCATGCATGTCGAACCAAGATCGCGGAAAAGCGGTATTAGATGATGAAGAGGAATCTGAAGATCCTCCAACGGAGCAAATCCGATGCCTCACACTCCACTCACAAAATTCGCCTAAATTAG GTGAATCGTTCAGTTGGAAAAGGTACAGACTATGGAAGCAAGACAGGTATCACAGATCAGCACGACTCGAAAGGCAACTCAAATCTCTGGAAGATCGAATCGACAAACAACTGAAACGATTCCAAGCCCAATACTCTCGCGCCAAGAACCCAACACGACCAAAAGATGTCGCCGAGCTTCTCATGCCTAAATCAAGCCCACCTCTGGAACTCGCCACTCTCTCATGGCTAGGTGACTGGCGCCCATCTTCCATTTTGGGCCTCTTTAGCTCCCTCATCCGATCTTCACCAACCCTCGCCTCATCTTTATCTCACGCAGGTGCCACACAAAAGGCCATTTCTCAATTGATCCATGACTTGCGGATCGAAGAAGCTGTCATCGATGAAGAAATGATGGAGATTCAAGCCAATTGCATTCTCCGAATCCCTTTCGCAATCGCTAACGAAAAGCCCAATGGATCTACTTTAGatcaagtcaattctgaactcaaaAAAGTCCATCGTCTCATCGTCAAGGCCCAAAACTTCAG GACAAATGCATTGGAAACGGTGGTGAAGAAGATTTTGTGCCAGAGTGATGCGGCGGAGTTCCTGGTGGCGTTCGACGGAATTCAAGAAACCGTTCACCAGTTTTCGAAAGATTATAAGATGAGAAAAGGTCCGGTAACAGTGCCATTGATCTCCGGTTCAGAAATTGTGGGGGTGGATAGTGGCTACTCGTTGTGTAAGTTTCTTTGA
- the LOC111898912 gene encoding uncharacterized protein LOC111898912: MMEIMSNFDHDNRNPRVLMHNALIVRRLSFSYHKLPKQLLKLSVLKLDGSSFGVEVSMNATVADLKLVLEEFFRFLPKEKRCIVSWSHVWGHFCLCYKGQKLLNDKAYIRRLGIKDGDQIKFVRHVTINYRPTRQQMIKNQSDELKQPSISSDDARNCDSIEEDEEGESMFIHGSKVANFLKGWFSYRKFRNSIV, from the exons ATGATGGAGATAATGTCGAACTTCGATCACGATAATCGAAATCCAAGGGTTTTGATGCACAACGCACTCATTGTTCGACGCTTATCGTTTTCATATCACAAGCTTCCTAAACAGCTTCTCAAGTTATCTGTTCTGAAATTAGATGGTTCTTCCTTTG GCGTCGAGGTTTCTATGAATGCTACCGTAGCAGATCTTAAACTCGTATTAGAGGAGTTTTTTCGCTTCTTGCCTAAGGAGAAGAGATGCATTGTTTCCTG GTCACATGTATGGGGGCATTTTTGTCTGTGCTATAAAGGCCAAAAGCTGTTGAATGATAAAGCTTATATAAGAAGACTTGGAATCAAAGATGGTGATCAG ATTAAATTTGTACGACATGTTACAATCAACTATCGACCAACAAGACAACAAATGATCAAGAACCAAAGTGATGAGTTGAAACAACCTTCAAT atCAAGTGATGATGCCAGAAACTGTGATTctattgaagaagatgaagaaggggAGTCGATGTTCATTCATGGCTCTAAAGTGGCAAACTTCTTGAAAGGTTGGTTTTCATACAGGAAATTTCGTAATAGTATTGTATGA